Part of the Nostoc sp. ATCC 53789 genome, ATTGGTCATTGGTCTTAATATTTAGACAAATGACAAATGACAAATGACAACTAACTATTGACCTTTGGGACGAAAATTCGGTAGTTCCACAGATGCCAATGACTTACGCCCCTTGGGTGGACGTTGGGGATAAACCACAGGTGAAGGTGAATTCCCGTCATTAGTGTTATCACCTAATGACTCTGGGGAAAAATCATTTTCTGACAATTCCAACTGTGACAATTGAGAAACTTCTGACCAGTAATCTTCAGCTTCTCCAATAGGCGGCTCAGTGTGGAAGGAGCTAGAAGACAGCAGTAAGTTATTAGCTGGTGAAAGTACAGAATCTGTCGTCCAAGAAGTGGAGGTAGTTACAGGGGGATTAATCTCTGCCTCCAACTCCTTCTCCCGTGGATTTTCTGCTTCCTCATCGTCTTCTAATATTGTTGCTAAAGTCTCCCAGACAGGGGCATTATTAGCATCCACATCTGTTTTTGCAGTAGGCGGTGGTGATGCAGATGGAGGCTGGGAAGTGAAAAACATTTGTATGAGACTATCTAATTGCTGATCTAAATTGGATGAACCCGAAGTTGAAACAGCTTCAGGTTTATCTGAGGAATCGTCAATTTTTGGAGAGGGGGCAGGAGGTTCTGCTGATTTTGGGGTATTGTGCTTAACTGACCAGTTCCAAGAAGATGGTGGCGGGGTACTCGGTTCAGTTTTTTGGAATGGGATTGGTGCTGATGGTTCACCCCAAGAATCATCTTCATTTTCAGTCAAGGATTCTGATTCTGCTGACCAAGGTTTAATTGGCTGGGCATTAGGAAACAAAGACCGAGCTTTTCTAGAAAATCTTCCTTGTCCGCTAGTTATGTCTTTGGGGTGTTGTGCAGTATCTTCTAAGGAGTCATAGCTAGGAACCGATGTATCTAGACATTTTTCCAGAGCCGCTTTAAATTGCAGCGTCTGGCGTTGTTGTCGCATCAGTCTAGTACGTAACTCCCGACAAACAGTTTCTGACTGCAATAACTGCTCAGACTGTTCGTTGTTATTAGTGTGTAACAACGTACATTCTCGCTCTAGCTGGGCAAGGCGTTGCTGGCTAATTTGTAGCTGTGCTTTATAACTATCAGTGAAAATTTCCTGACGTTGAATAGTTTGTACAGCAATTTCTAATTGTTGAAATAAAGATTTTATCTGTTCTTGAGCCGCAGCTAGTTCCTGAGTATGTTGGTTGAGCATCGACTCAGTAACGCTAGAGCGCGTTTTCTGCCACTGCAAAACCTTTTCAGACTCAGCTAGGTTGTCTTTTAGCTGCTCTACTTGTTCATACAAGTTATTGTTAGCTGCACGCAATTCTTCGTTCAATGCCAGCAGGTTCTGAAATTCTGAATCAATAAGTGCTTGCTTGCCGATTTCCGGCTCTGCAACCCAGTCCTGCTGGGTGGTATCTTTTGAAAATTGTCTATCTTCAGCCGGCATGAGGAGTGGCAGTTGTTTAACTGCCATATTGTCATTAGGCACAACTGAGTAAAAGGGACAACTCGCCTGCTCCGATTGTGGCGAATTAGCAGAATTTAGGGATTCCATCACAGCCCCCTTGTTTGAGGTGTCAGCTTCATTCATCACTCTTGACCCACCTGCCTAAAAATATCAGCAGTGCTGGCATTAGCATTGCTTATCAACTTTGTCTAATCAGGGTTTGCTCTAGAAGCTAAGTTTAACTCTCTCCAGGCACCAGCAATTAATCATCAATTGGTGTTCCCTATTTTGGATCTAGACTGATGCCGTTATAACACTATGATGCTCGTCCCCGTCAAGAAGAGGCAAGGGGAACGGGGCAGGGAGCAGGGGAGATTAAAGCAGTGGTGCCTCTGTCCCAATGAAGTTTTTTACATGAAAAAACTGCCTCAGCTTATATTTTATTTTCTATAATCGCATCTATCTTAAGGTTTACATTTAAAATGTCTTCTTTGACACATTTTTATACTGACTTATTTATTACTTAGGATAGATGTCAGTACAAGTATCTACTATTCGATGATAATTCTGTTATTTTGAGCGATCGCTATTTAATGTCAGCAAACAACTAAGAGCTTCTGCTAAGAGTAAAATGTTAAGAAAACCTGACAAATACGAATGAACACGTACAAAACAAGATTAAAGCAGTAACAATTAGAATAAGTAAATTGATAAAATTTTTTTAAAGAATAATCTCAACTTAATACAGGCTTTTTTCTCGTTAAATATAGTCCCAGCAAGCAAACTAAGTCTTAGCTAGAAGAGGCTTTTTCTATCAACTTGCCTTCAATATATCAAGTTTGTTTAATGACTACAAGAAAATTGTTTAAAGTATACTTGACTACTTACGTTTATTTTTTACATTGTACTTTAATTAACAAGAAAATTATTTTATTCAAGCATTAATACGGATACACTTTTTAATTGATTTATTAAAGAATAATTGGAATAACCGAGTTTTCTACTAGCAATAAAGTAATTATAAAGACCATAATTACTACCGATCAATGTGAGATTAAGTTAGAGAAAGCGGTGTGGTAGCTAGGCTTATCCAAAAATTCCAAGTTTAAAATAGGGGTGCTAAAGATGACCGACATACTTGCAATAGGTGTAAATATAAAGCAAGAAGCTGTCCAATTACCGCTAGTTGCAGAAAATTTTGACAGTTTTTGGGAGAAAGAAATTAGACCGTTATTCACAGATGAGTCTCTATCTTTTAGGGTGAAGACTCTGAAGGGAAACTATGTAAACTACGTCAACTTGGATAATGGAGCTACAACCACTCCCTTTACAACCCTCAAGCAGCATGTAGACGAGATGCTTGACACTTATGGCAGCGTACATAGAGGTTCTGGGCAAAAGTCCATCATCACTACACGAGAATATGACGCTAGTCGGAACGTGATTCGAGACTTTGTGGGGTCATCTTCAGACAACTATGTAATCTTTGCGAAGAATACAACAGAAGCAATTAATGGAGCCGCCACACTTTGGGCAAAAAAACCTGGGAAAATCTTAGTTTCTGATATTGAGCATTCATCAAACCTGCTCCCTTGGGTTACTAGAGACGAAGTTGTCCAATACAGAACCCAACCGGATGGAAGTGTAAGTGTCGCAGAAATTGAAGATATCTTCAAGGCACACCAAAATCTTCCTGAAGCCGAGCAAATTAAGTTAGTAACTATTACAGGTGCTTCAACAATTACAGGTTATAGACCCCCAATTTACGAAATCGCAGCTTTAGCACATCGGTATGGAGCTAAAATTTTTGCCGATGTGTGTCAGTTAATTCAGCATGAACGAGTAGATATGCGTGCTGATGATGACCCATGTCATTTAGATTTTGTGGCTTTCTCTGGACACAAGATGTATGCACCTTATGGAACTGGGGTTTTGCTGGGGCCAAAGGAATTTTTTGATAGTTCTTACCCTTATCAAATTGGTGGTGGGAACCTGCCCTATATCACCAGAAATCTAGAGATCAAGCGTTTTTACACAGAACGGGCCCATGACCCTGGAACACCAAACGCAATGGGTGCGATCGCCATTGCCAAGGCGATTGAAATTATCGAAGCACTAGGCCGCGATCGCATTGCTAAGTATGAACACTCTCTAGTTGAATTCACATATACACGCCTTAGGCTGATTCCTGGAGTTAAACTACATATCCCAGGAGATAATTTAGCCCATGTTATTCCCTTTGATATTGATGGGTTTGATGGACGCTTAGTAGCAGAAATTCTGGCACAAGAATACGGCATTGGAGTTAGGGCTGGGGCTTTCTGCACTTATGAATACATTCGCAAACTCAAGAATATTTCAGATGAGCGAGACTACGAGATTGCTCAGGAAGTAGACAGGGGAATTACACGCAACATTCCTAGTATTATCCGCGCCAGCTTTGCAGTATATAATACATTAAAAGACTGCGATCGCTTTATTGATGCGATCGCTCAAATAGCTAAAAACGGATTTGCTCACTATTTGCCCAACTACACACAAGATGAAATAACTGGTGTTTGGACAGCGATAAACAGCTAGTCTCTTCAGGGCATGGATAAGAGAGGCAGAGGGGC contains:
- a CDS encoding aminotransferase class V-fold PLP-dependent enzyme; this translates as MTDILAIGVNIKQEAVQLPLVAENFDSFWEKEIRPLFTDESLSFRVKTLKGNYVNYVNLDNGATTTPFTTLKQHVDEMLDTYGSVHRGSGQKSIITTREYDASRNVIRDFVGSSSDNYVIFAKNTTEAINGAATLWAKKPGKILVSDIEHSSNLLPWVTRDEVVQYRTQPDGSVSVAEIEDIFKAHQNLPEAEQIKLVTITGASTITGYRPPIYEIAALAHRYGAKIFADVCQLIQHERVDMRADDDPCHLDFVAFSGHKMYAPYGTGVLLGPKEFFDSSYPYQIGGGNLPYITRNLEIKRFYTERAHDPGTPNAMGAIAIAKAIEIIEALGRDRIAKYEHSLVEFTYTRLRLIPGVKLHIPGDNLAHVIPFDIDGFDGRLVAEILAQEYGIGVRAGAFCTYEYIRKLKNISDERDYEIAQEVDRGITRNIPSIIRASFAVYNTLKDCDRFIDAIAQIAKNGFAHYLPNYTQDEITGVWTAINS